In the genome of Acidimicrobiia bacterium, one region contains:
- the hutI gene encoding imidazolonepropionase translates to MTGLEVVQAEGESSGHWLLTGIGRLVTNSSGTPGELGVVEEAAIGIADGTVAWVGPASTVPPHLREVESFDVEGRAVIPGYVDSHTHLVFAGDRSDEFARRLRGESYEAILAAGGGIHATVAATRQATLPDLVAGAAARGRRMLLSGTTTVEVKSGYGLDPMTEVRMLVAARAVAEATGLTVIPTFLGAHVPARGVERTEYVESLLREMLPAAAGYALFCDVFCDRGAFTVDDARRILTAAAGLGLGVRIHAEQLTHTGAAVLAAEIGAASADHLDHATAEDAAALAAAGVVATLLPAASFSMRAPQAPGRMLWDAGVTVALATDCNPGTSNVESMSLVVALASLEMGLTPEEALWAATRGGALSLRMEDRGWIVPGAVADLVVLDAPSHLHIPYRPGTELAWKVVKAGRVVR, encoded by the coding sequence ATGACCGGGCTCGAGGTCGTGCAGGCCGAAGGGGAGTCCTCCGGGCACTGGCTGCTCACCGGGATTGGCCGCCTGGTCACCAACTCCTCCGGGACTCCCGGCGAGCTGGGTGTGGTCGAGGAAGCCGCCATCGGCATCGCCGACGGGACGGTCGCCTGGGTGGGCCCGGCGTCCACGGTCCCGCCCCACCTCCGTGAGGTCGAGTCGTTCGACGTCGAGGGACGGGCGGTGATCCCCGGGTACGTCGACTCCCACACCCATCTGGTGTTCGCCGGCGACCGGTCCGACGAGTTCGCCCGCCGGCTGCGCGGCGAGTCGTACGAGGCGATCCTGGCGGCGGGCGGCGGCATCCATGCGACGGTGGCGGCCACCCGCCAGGCGACCCTTCCCGACCTGGTGGCCGGGGCGGCGGCTCGAGGGCGGCGGATGCTGCTGTCGGGCACCACCACGGTCGAGGTCAAGTCGGGGTACGGGCTGGACCCGATGACCGAGGTGCGGATGCTGGTCGCGGCCCGCGCCGTCGCCGAGGCCACCGGACTCACCGTGATCCCCACCTTCCTCGGTGCCCACGTTCCCGCCCGCGGGGTGGAGCGCACGGAGTACGTCGAGAGCCTGCTGCGGGAGATGCTCCCGGCGGCGGCGGGATACGCCCTGTTCTGCGACGTGTTCTGCGACCGGGGGGCGTTCACCGTCGACGATGCCCGCCGGATACTGACTGCGGCCGCCGGCCTCGGGCTCGGTGTGCGCATCCACGCCGAACAGCTCACCCACACCGGAGCCGCCGTGCTCGCCGCCGAGATCGGGGCGGCCTCGGCCGACCACCTGGACCATGCCACCGCCGAAGACGCCGCCGCCCTAGCCGCCGCCGGAGTGGTGGCCACCCTGTTGCCCGCCGCCTCCTTCTCGATGCGGGCGCCGCAGGCTCCGGGCCGGATGCTGTGGGATGCCGGGGTGACCGTCGCCCTGGCCACCGACTGCAACCCGGGCACCTCCAACGTGGAGAGCATGTCGCTGGTTGTGGCCCTGGCGTCTCTCGAGATGGGCCTCACCCCCGAGGAGGCGCTGTGGGCGGCCACCAGGGGCGGGGCGCTCTCGCTGCGTATGGAGGACCGGGGGTGGATCGTGCCCGGGGCCGTTGCCGACCTGGTGGTGCTCGACGCCCCTTCACACCTGCACATCCCCTACCGGCCCGGGACCGAGCTCGCCTGGAAGGTGGTCAAGGCGGGGAGGGTGGTGCGGTGA
- a CDS encoding glycerophosphodiester phosphodiesterase: MKPYLAHEHPIRFAHRGSRVLWPENTMPAFQGAVDLGYRYLETDVHLTRDGKVVIFHDHRLERLTDGVGRVWERGWEELRRLDAAHHFATEGEFPYRGKGVGIPLLEEVVRSFPEVMLNLDLKQRGVEQAVATEVLRLGVEDRVLIGSFHDTRIRRFRRITEGRVATSAGPREVSRAVTSAVAGARVRGRADALQVPDRLASKRLIDAAHRGGKQVHVWTVNDPERMRQLLALGVDGIVTDRPDLLNEVLGIG; this comes from the coding sequence GTGAAGCCCTACCTCGCCCATGAGCACCCGATCCGGTTCGCCCATCGGGGGTCGCGGGTCCTGTGGCCGGAGAACACCATGCCGGCGTTCCAGGGGGCGGTCGACCTCGGCTACCGCTACCTGGAGACCGACGTCCACCTCACCCGGGACGGGAAGGTGGTGATCTTCCACGACCACCGGCTGGAACGGCTCACCGACGGTGTCGGGAGGGTGTGGGAGCGGGGCTGGGAGGAGTTGCGGCGGCTGGACGCCGCCCACCACTTCGCGACCGAAGGCGAGTTCCCTTACAGGGGCAAGGGTGTGGGGATCCCTCTGCTGGAGGAGGTGGTGCGGTCCTTCCCCGAGGTGATGCTCAATCTGGACCTCAAGCAGAGAGGTGTGGAGCAGGCGGTGGCGACCGAGGTGCTGCGGCTGGGGGTCGAGGACCGCGTTCTCATCGGATCCTTCCACGACACCCGGATCCGGAGGTTCCGCCGCATCACGGAAGGGAGGGTGGCGACCTCAGCCGGACCGAGGGAGGTGTCGCGCGCCGTCACCTCGGCGGTCGCAGGGGCCCGGGTCCGGGGGCGGGCCGACGCCCTGCAGGTGCCCGACCGCCTCGCCTCGAAGCGGCTGATCGATGCCGCCCACAGGGGAGGCAAGCAGGTGCACGTGTGGACGGTGAACGACCCCGAGCGGATGCGCCAACTGCTCGCCCTTGGGGTGGACGGGATAGTGACCGACCGTCCCGACCTGCTCAATGAGGTCCTGGGGATCGGGTGA